The genomic segment CATCTGATTCAACGGCTCAGTAACACGCGCCATGGGGCGTCGCAGCAGGCTCTCATCCCCTGTAAGTACGCTGTCAAAAGGCTGTGATGCAAGAAGACCGGCCAAAAGACGCATGCTGGTACCAGAGTTACCGCAATCAATGGGGTTCTCTGGCGCATTCAGTCCATGTTTACCCACCCCATGAACCACTATCTGTCCGTTTTCAGGCCCCTCAATACGCACACCCATCGCTCTAAACGCACGCACGGTAGCAAGGCAGTCTTCTCCTTCGAGAAAACCACGGATTGTACTGGTGCCCTCGGCAATCGCAGCAAATATTATGGCACGGTGTGATATCGATTTATCACCTGGAACCTCGATTTCTCCCGAAAGAGACCCGGCCGGGCAACTTTTCCAGTCCTCACGCATGTCAGCTCATACTCCCGCAAAACAGGTTCATATACTCAATGAGTGCATCGACACCTGCTATGGGCATCGGATTGTACAGGCTCGCACGCAAACCACCAACTGCTCGATGTCCTCGAAGCGCCAGCAGTCCGTGTTCACTCGCACCCTTCAGAAAGGGTTCAAGCTGTTTTGCCTCTGGTACATCGAAACAGACGTTCAACACCGAACGAGCACGTTTCTGAATACGTGTTTTATAAAAATCCTGCTGGTCGATAAAGGAATAAAGACGTTGTGACTTTTCGCGGTTTCGCGCAGCCAGAGCCTTAACACCCCCCTCTTTCTCCATCCATTTAAGCATTTTGGCAGCCATCCAGATGTTAAATACGGGTGGCGTTGCGTAAAGCCCCGCCGAACGCACATGCACCCGGTAATCCATCATGGCTGGCAGCATGGGGGATGGCTCGCATGCCAGCAAATCATCACGCACGATGACAATGGTCATGCCTGCAGGCCCAAGATTCTTCTGGGCACCGGCAAAAATAAGGCCAAAACGCTGAATATCCACCTCAGTCGCAAACAGACAGGAGGTCATATCGGCAACGAGCGGGAGGTCTTCACATGCGGGCAATGTCGAAAGTGCTACGCCATTAACTGTTTCATTCGGCGTACAGTAAATAAAGCCCGTGTTATCTTCAAGCGTAAGTGAGGATACATCGGGAATATCCAAAAATCCCTGAGGCTCGGTGCTGGCCAGACAATAGGCGTTGCTGAGCCTTGAGGCTTCTGCAAACGCCATGGATGACCAGAGTCCACTGACCAGATAAGCGGCTCTCAGCTTTCCTGTAAAAAAATTCAGTGCACAGGCTGCAAACTGCGTGCGTGCCGCCCCTCCGAGAAACAGAATATGGTAGTTATCCGGCACACCAAGCAACCTGCGACAGTCATCAACTGTTTCCTTGAGCAGCGCCTGAAATGCGTCAGTGCGATGTCCGACTTCGAGTATCGACATATCGGCATAGCGGCATTCCGGCAGTTCGGCAGCTGCCTCCTGAATCACTTCAGGAGGCAGCATTCCAGGGCCCGCACCAAAATTAAAGCGAGTCTGCAAGTTCAGCATCCTCCGCATCGTCTGCATCACTCGCATCATCACCCAAATCTTCAATGCGCTGCATGCCGACAACCTGCTCGCCAGGAGCAACGTTTATCAGACGAACCCCCTGCGTGTTGCGGCCAATAACGGAGAGTTCACTAACACGGAAACGAACCAGCGTCCCTCGGTCGGTAATCAACATGACTTCATCGCTGTCCACGACCTGAATGGCACGCACCACACGCCCGTTTCGTTCATTGACCTGGATGGAAATAACGCCCTGACCGCCCCGGCCAGAAATTCGATACTCATCAACATCTGTACGCTTGCCGTAACCGTTCTCGGTGGCTGTGAGGATGGTCACACCGGGTCCCGCAACAACGAGGGACTTCACATGCTGGCCTTCAGCAAGACGAATTCCACGCACACCGCGCGCGGTACGTCCCATCGGGCGCACATGAGTTTCGTTAAAGCGTACTACTTTTCCAGCATCTGAAAACAGCATGACATCTTTTGAGCCATCGGTAATATCAACACCCACCAGCAAATCTCCCTCATCGAGATCGACCGCGATAATGCCGTTTGAACGCGGCCTGCTGAAGGCATTCAAGGGAACTTTTTTCACTGTTCCAAGGCGGGTTGCCATAAAGACAAACTTGCCCTCTTCGTAATCACGCACCGGCAGCATGGCGTTAATCGACTCATCAGTTGCGAGTGGCAGGATGTTTACAATAGGCTTGCCGCGTGAAGCACGGCTTGCCAGCGGCAGCTGCCAGGCTTTGAGCCAGTAGAGTTTTCCATGGTTTGAAAAACAGAGCAGCGTGTCGTGGGTGCTCGCAATAACCAGTCTGTCGACAAAATCCTCATCTTTGACATTAGTCGCTGACTTACCCTTGCCGCCGCGCCGCTGCGCCTGATAGCTGGTAACAGGTTGATACTTGACATAGCCCTGGTGCGAAATGGTCACCACCACGTCTTCCTCAGTAATGAGGTCCTCGATGGTCAGGTCTTCCTGAGAGGCCATGATTTCTGTGCGGCGTGTATCGCCAAACTGATTGCGCACTTCAAGAAGCTCGGCACGAATAACCTGCATGAGGCGCTCAGGTGAGCCAAGAATCTCAAGCAGTTCGCGAATGCGCTCTAAAAGCTCGCCAAATTCACCAAGGATTTTATCCTGCTCAAGACCGGTAAGACGGTGCAGACGCAAGTCAAGAATGGCCTGCGCCTGAACAACAGAAAGCCGGTAACCGGCATCTGAGAGTCCAAAGGCTTCCGGCAAGTCATCAGGACGGCAGGCGCTTGAGCCGGCGCGCTCGAGCATCGCTTTTACAAGCCCTGGCTGCCAGACTTTCGCCATCAGCGCGTCTTTCGCATCCTGCGGGGTCGGTGAGCTGCGAATAATCGCAATCATTTCCTCGATATTGGCGAGCGCAATGCCGAGCCCCTCAAGGATATGCGCCCGCTCCCGCGCCTTACGCAGTTCAAAAATCGTGCGGCGTGTGACCACTTCGCGGCGATGACGGATAAAATATTCGAGAATCTGGCGCAGATTCAGCGTGCGTGGCTGACCATCGACTAATGCTACCATGTTGATGCCGAAGACATTCTGCATCTGCGTGTGCGCATAGAGGTTATTGAGCATCACTTCGGCCACTTCGCCGCGTCTGAGTTCAATAACTACACGCATGCCCTGCTTGTCAGATTCATCACGCAGTCCAGTGATGCCTTCAAGTTTTTTCTCACGCACAAGTTCTGCGATTCGCTCTACAAGGCGTGCCTTGTTCACCTGATACGGCAATTCATGAATGATGATGGCCTGACGCCCGGTATCTTCATCGGTTTCAATGTCGGTGCGCGCGCGCAGAATCACCCGCCCCCGACCGGTGCGGTAGGCATCAATAATGCCGGCGCGGCCATTAATAATAGCCGCTGTCGGGAAATCTGGCCCCGGGATGATGTCCATCAGAGCGTCAAGCGTGGTTTCGGGATCATCGACCAGAGCCACACAGGCATCAATCACTTCTGTGAGATTGTGCGGCGGAATATTGGTGGCCATGCCCACCGCGATACCGGAAGAACCATTGACGAGCAGGTTCGGAACACGGGAAGGCAGCACCACAGGCGCGAATTCGCTTTCATCGTAGTTGGGCGCAAAATCGACCGTTTCCTTCTCAAGGTCGGCAAGCAGCGCATGCGACATGCGTGACATGCGCACTTCGGTATATCGCATCGCGGCAGGCGCATCGCCGTCCACTGAACCAAAGTTACCCTGACCGTCCACCAGAAGGTAACGCATCGAGAAAGGCTGTGCCATGCGCACGATGGTGTCATAGACGGCCGTATCACCGTGTGGGTGGTATTTACCGATAACATCCCCCACCACGCGCGCCGATTTCTTATACGGCTTGTTCCAGTCGTTACCAAGCTCGCTCATGGCAAAGAGCACGCGCCGATGGACAGGCTTCAGACCATCGCGAACGTCAGGCAGTGCCCGCCCGACAATAACGCTCATCGCATAATCAAGATATGACTGCTTGAGCTCGTCTTCGATATTGACCGTAATCACTTCTTTTGCAGGAGAAACCATAATCAGGACGCATCCTTATGCAATCGTTCACTGAAAACACAAAATTCCGGGTTCAAAGGATAACATATCACGCACATCAAATGTATCCTGCTCTGTAACCCTTCTGCAGCCGGCTCAGTGTTTATTTCCGATTTAACCGTAAATGTACCATAATGCATGCATTGGAAGTTTGACGCGGGGCGGTCATTTTTATATAGTCGCCCCCTTGAGGCATGCGGCCCACCGGCCAGCACATGAGGAGAAACAAATGACAGCAAAATCCGCACAACTGCACATCGCGGGGCATGACCCGGTGGAACTGCCCATGCTCTACCCTACGCTGGGCAACCCGGTCATCGACATAAATTCCCTTGGGGCGCATGATGTCTATACGTATGACCCGGGATTCATGTCCACCGCCTCCTGCGAATCCAAAATTACGTATATTGATGGCGACAAGGGCATCCTGCTTTATCGTGGTTATCCCATTGAACAACTCGCAGAAAAAAAAGACTTCCTTGATGTCAGTTACCTGCTGCTGAACGGCGAACTGCCCGATACCACACAAAAGAATCAGTTTGTGGGTCTTATTAATAACCATACAATGGTGCATCAGCAGATGTATCAGTTTCTGAACGGTTTTAGACGGGATGCACACCCGATGGCTATCATGGTGGGTATTGTCGGCGCGCTATCGGCGTTTTACCATGATTCTATGGACCTCTCTAATCCAGATGACCGTTACTGGTCGGCCATCCGCCTCATCGCCAAGATGCCGACACTGGCGGCCATGAGCTACAAGTACTCTGTCGGGCAGCCCTACATGTACCCGCAAAACCGCCTGTCCTATGCGGAGAACTTCCTGCACATGATGTTTAGCGTACCCTCTGAGGAAACTGTTCCGAACCCGGTGCTGGTACGTGCCATGGACACCATTTTTACGCTGCACGCAGACCATGAGCAAAATGCGTCAACTTCAACAGTTGGCCTTGCAGGCTCCACTGGCGCGCATCCCTTCGCCTGTGTGTCTGCAGGTATTGGTGCTCTCTGGGGACCGGCGCACGGCGGCGCGAATGAGGCCTGCCTCAACATGCTGCAGCAGATTGGCGATGTCAGCCGTATTGGTCATTTTATCGAGCGCGCCAAGGACAAAAACGACCCGTTCCGTTTGATGGGCTTTGGCCATCGCGTTTACAAGAGCTACGACCCGCGCGCCAAGGTCATGCGTAAAACGTGTCATGAAGTACTGGAAGCGGTTAATGCACACGACACCCCGCTCTTTAAACTGGCCATGGAGCTTGAGCGTATCGCGCTTGAAGATGATTACTTTGTAGAGAAGAAACTCTACCCGAACGTTGACTTCTACTCTGGCATTACTCTGAGCGCCATTGGCATTCCGGTTAACATGTTCACTGTGATTTTTGCACTCGCGCGCACAGTCGGCTGGATGTCGCACTGGCTTGAAATGGTCGCCAACAAGGGTCGCCTTGGCCGTCCGCGCCAGCTCTACACCGGTGAAACCTTCCGGGATGTAAAGTAATCTACAGCAAATCTCGATAAATGCCGGGCTTTAAGCCAGGCATTTATAATCCTTCCAGCGCGAGTCCTCATTCCGTATGAAATGAGGACTCGCGCTAACGCGGCGCAAAAACGCCAACAGCCTTTACTGCACGCTGCCAGCCGGAAAAATCACGGTCTATCTGCGCTCGGCCCTCAAGCGGCATCCATTCTTTTTCAGTCATGCTTTGGGTCATCAGTGCCTTTGGTGAGGGGATGACAGACGCGCCGAGTCCCGCAAGAAACGCCGCCCCCAGTGCCGTGGTTTCTATGTCATGTGGCTTTTGCACCACCACACCGCATTGTGATGCAAGATACTGTAAAAACCAGCCATTAGCCGCCATGCCGCCATCAACCCTCAGGGTTGATGGCAGAAACCCCGCATCATCACGCATGCATGCAAGTACTTCGCGGGTCTGATAACACACACTCTCCAGTGCAGCGCGGGCAAAGTGCGCGCGATTACTCTCGCGCGTCAGCCCAAAAATGGCGGCACCAGGAGCAGAAGTCCAGTAAGGCGCACCTAGACCGGTAAAGGCCGGAACCAGATAAACGCCGCCATTATCGGTCAGCGATTCAGCCAGTGTTTCTGTCTCTGAAGAGGTCGTAATAAGCTGCAGGGCATCACGCAGCCATTTTACGGTGGTTCCGGCATGGTACAGGCTGCCCTCCAAACCATAAGCAACCTTCCCCTGAATCGCATAAGCCACTGTTGTCAGCAACCGATGCCCTGAATACACCGGTTTTGTGCCAGTGTTCATCAGAAGGAAGCCACCCGTGCCAAAAGTCGCCTTACACATGCCCGGCTCAAAGCAGCGCTGCCCAATCAACGCAGCCTGCTGATCGCCCGCAACGCCAATCAAGGGCACTCGGTGCCCAAGCACACTGCTATCAGTAACGCCGTAATGCGCATCACTGTCCTTCACCTCTGGAAGTACGGATGCAGGAATGTCAAACAGTGCCAGTAAATCTTCATCCCAGGTTCGGTCTATAATGTTAAATAACAATGTGCGCGAGGCGTTCGTGATATCAGTAGCATGCACTTTGCCGCCAGTGAGGTGCCAGAGCAGCCAGGAGTCCACTGTTCCAAATGCCAGCTGTCCTTTTTCAGCGCGCTGGCGGGCGTCGGGAATTTCATCGAGCAGCCAGCGCAGCTTACTGGCAGAAAAGTACGCATCAGGAAGCAGGCCTGTCTTGCGCTGAATGCCATCGGATGCTTTAGAAAGGCTCTCGCAAAACGCATGGGTGCGGCGGTCCTGCCAGACAATCGCGCGTGAGAGCGCCTTTCCGGTCTGGCGGTCCCAGAGCAGCGTGGTTTCGCGCTGATTGGTCAGTCCACAGGCGACTGCCTCGCCCGGAGCCGTGCCATCCAGCACGCGCTTCAGGCACTCGAGGGTGGTGCGGATTATTTCTTCCGGACAATGCTCAACCTCGCCTGCTTTAGGATAGTATTGAGTAAGAGGCACCTGATGTGAACGCACCAGCGTGCCATCCAGCGCGTACAGCATGGCACGGGTGCTGCTGGTTCCCTGATCGACCGCGGCAATATAGCGCATTGGAATTCCAGAATTGTCTGTAATTCTAATAGTGTAAGCATTTTCAAGGGAGAGTGAAATATGGAGAGGACAGTTGATGTTGCTGTTATCGGAGGCGGCATTAACGGGTGTGCGTGTGCGGCGGATGCAGCGCTGCGTGGACTGTCCACAGCACTCGTGGAAAAAGGCGATTTAGCGTCCGCTACCTCCTCAAAAAGCACAAAACTCATACATGGCGGGCTGCGCTATCTTGAGCTTGGCGAATTCCAGCTTGTCAGACGCGCACTGAAGGAACGCGCTCGACTCATGCAACTGGCTCCCCATCTTATTAAACCACTGTCCATTGTTATTCCTCTGAACAAAAACACGCGCCCTCAATGGCTGATGCGCGCGGGACTTTTTATTTATGACAGGCTTGGTGGACTCGGCGAACTGCCGGCATCAAAAAAACTGCGCCTCTACAGGCACCCTGAATGCTTTGAACCGCTGCAGACACACTGTAAAAGCCTTCTGCAATACCATGATGCAACCACTGATGACGCGCGTCTCACCGTCAGTTACGCGCTTATGGCACACCTTTCCGGCGCCAGCATCCTGACGCATACAAGCCTTGTACGTGCACATGTTGTAAATGGACTCTGGCATTTGACACTGCAGCATGCCGAGGGCGATTTTCGTAAAATTGTCGCACGCGCACTCATCAATGCCACAGGCCCGTGGGCTAAAACCACCGACGCCCTGCTTGGTATAGATTCGCCCTGGCAATTGACACCAGTGCAGGGAAGTCACGTCTTGTTTCCCAAATTATACGAAGGCGAGCATGCCTATCTCCTGCAAAACCCGGATAAGCGCGTGGTATTTGTCGTTCCGTGGTATGGCTTTACCATGGTGGGCACGACCGACACGCCTTATAACGGTTCACTCGATGCTGTTCAGATAACTGAGGCAGAAAAAAACTATCTTTGCACAACCATCAACCGTTTTTTCAAGCTCACGGTCACGCCTCAAAACATCTGCGACAGTTTTAGTGGCGTGCGCCCGCTTGTTGCTTCTTCCAAACAGGATGCCCGCACCTTAAGCCGCGATTATGTCTGCCATTTTACAGATGCGCCGGCACCTGGGGTCAGCATCTATGGCGGAAAACTCACCACCTGTCGCGAACTGGCTGAAATCGCGGTTGACGCATTAAAACCTGTATTTCCTGATTTATCCCCCTCAAAAACCGCCGTTACTCCACTTCCAGGCGCTGAATGGTTTGGAAAGCCCTTTAGTGAGTATGTTGAGTATGCGCATAAACGCTATACGTGGCTTAATCCCGAGCTTCTTAACCGCTATCTTGGCAGCTACGGTACCCGTACTGAACACCTGCTTGGTGGTAAGAGGAGCATTCAGGCGCTTGGTAACGAAATTATCCCGGGGCTTTATCAGGCTGAGCTTGATTATCTGATTCGAGAAGAATGGGTTCGGCATGTGGACGATGTGTTATGGAGGCGCACAAAGCTTGGCCTTACTACCGACAGACCAGGCGCTCTGCGGGTGGCTGCATGCATTGAGTCCTCGATTGCCTTAATCTAGGGCGAGTCATCAATCAAGTTTTTCGGCTGCAAATGCGGCTTAAGAGATGGCCTGCTTTTTTTGTACGACAAGTGCTCGCTGCAGAACGCAAATAAAAGCCATAGCAACATATAGATGAGGGCATAACCAAAGGAGGCTTTTTCAGGTGAAAGTGCACCGAAGAGGGTGTCGGTCACGAATCGTCGAAAAGACACCTCACTGCCATCAGGCATGCGTATCAGGACCATCTGCTGTAGCTTCAGGAAAAATACGTGCAGCAGGTAAATCAGCAGCGCATGGCGCCCCATCAGAATAAAAGGATAAGCACCTCGACGCATGCCACAGCCTTCAATCAGGGCATAACAAACGGCATACACGAGGTACGAAAGCCCTGCGGTCATAAGGACATACGAGCTTGACCACAGCGACTTGTTCAACGGAAAGGTAAAACTTAAAACCCATCCTCCAAACATCAAAAGCAGACTAAAACCCGTAAAAAACAGTAGATTTTCAGCAACGTTCTGCGTACGCTTTAACTGGTAGCCCGCAAGGTTCCCAAGCAGTACGGAAGCAAATGCCGGCAGTGTGGTCAACAAACCTTCCGGGTCAAAATCTGGGCGGTAAAGGTGGCTCGCTCCAAAAATGGCGCGGTCAATGCCACCAATCCATGCAATCGCATCTCCCCCGGGCACGTGGCGATACAAGAGCCAGTAGCCGGCCAGTATCAGTACTGCAAGTATGAGCTGGGTTCTCGCGGAGGTTTTCATCACCAGCAGTGCTGAAGCGAGGTAACAAAGCGCAATACGCTGAAGAACGCCCGGCATGCGCACTGCAAAATCACTCAGATGATGGGGAAACGCATTCAGCAGCAGGCCTGCCATAAACAGATAGAAGGCTCTCCAGATAATGGCAAGATACAGCGCGCTCTGCGAAACACCCCGTTCAAGTGCGCTGCTTATGGCAAGCACCGATGACATCCCGAGAATCACCACAAAAAACGGAAACACACAATCGGCGAGGCTGCAGCCGTCCCATGTGGCATGCTTAAGGATATTCCATGTCTCAGGGCGTCCCGGGCTGTTAACCAGCACCATCAGGGCAATTACCAGCCCTCTAAAAGCATCAAGCGACAGCAGACGCCGGCTTCGAGCTTGAGATTCTGCTTCATGCATCCTTGTCATCAGGGGCATGGTGCTCACTCACATCCACAACAAGCGCCTGTTCAACGAGCTCAATCAGCGTAGATTCCGGCATGCTGCCAGCCTCTGAATAGATGGCAATCCCTTCTTTGAAGACGACAAGGTGCGGAATGGAGCGGATTTCAAACCACTCGGCAAGCGCTGGCTGCTCTTCGATATTCACGGATGCAAAATGCACCTGCGTAAATCGCTCAGATACTTTTTCGTAAACAGCGCCAAATTGTTTACAGGGCGCGCACCACGGCGCCCAAAAATCAACAAATACAATCGCATTTTCGCTGAGACACGCTTCAAAACCTTCCTCTGTCAGCGCATGTATGGACATCTGTCAGCCTCCCTGTTCCATGGCGTTAATAATTGCATCAAAAATGGCATCTACACTGCCAGTTCCCTGAATCCTGTGAAACTTCGGCGCATCTTTGCTGCCTGACTGTGACCAGGTTTCGTAATAATCAACAAGCGGCGCGGTTTGTGCGTGATAGACTTCCAGGCGCTTTCGCACTGTCGCTTCACTGTCATCATCGCGGGTTATCAGCGGCTCACCGGTTTCATCGTCAAGCCCTTCCTGTTTTGGCGGGTTTGAAGTCACATGGTAAACACGGCCAGAAGCGGGATGGATGCGACGACCACTGATGCGGCGCACGATTTCCTCATCGTCAACAACAATCTCGACAACCTGATCAAGTCGCACGCCAGAGTGCTTCAAGGCATCTGCCTGTGCCAGTGTGCGCGGGAAGCCGTCAAATAGAAAACCATTCTGGCAATCTGGTTGCGTGAGGCGCTCTTCTACAAGCTTCAGGATAATGGCATCGGAAACCAGCTGCCCTGCATCCATGACTTTTTTCGCTTCAAGTCCTACCGGCGAGCGCGCGGCAATCGCCGCTCGCAGCATGTCGCCCGTGGAAATCTGAGGAATACCATAATGTTTCACAAGGCGAGCAGCCTGAGTACCCTTGCCGGCACCCGGCCCGCCCAACAGCATTAATCGCATCTCTTCCCCTCTTATTTAAAGAATCCAAAGCGTGACGGGGGTGTCTTACACGCCGCGAGCTGCATCCGATAACTCTGCGCTCTGGCGCTGACCTTATGCGCTACCGGCACAAGCCAGTTTTTACTGCGCCAGGTTCCCCGTTGATAGCCCCCTATTCCCTCATGGTAGGCAAGATAAAGACTAAACGCATCATCCGGACGAATGCCGGCTTTCAAACGCGCCTCGTTGGCGTACCAGCCAATAAAATCAACCGCATCGGAAAAATCCGTGCGGGATGCAAAAATACTGCCCTGGGAATGGCGATAATGGTCCCACGTGGTTTTCAGTGCCTGACTGTAGCCATAAGCGGTGGACGGCCGCTTCCAGGGAATTATCCACAAAAGCTTCGTTCGCGCAGGCTGGGCCCGGCTGTCAAAACGCGATTCCTGATGAATAATCGCCATCTGAACTGGAACAGGTACGTGCCAGCGGCGGGCGACCGATTCAGCATCACGCTGCCAGGACGGATATTGTCTGAATATGTTGCAGATATTATTGACGTCACGCGGCGGCGGACTGGCGCATCCTGCGAGCAAAAGGGCTGCCAGCATCAAGGTATAGAGAGAACGGCGCATTATTCGCATCCATGAGCTTACTCATATTTTTGATGGCGTATTAGTAGCAGATTCTTAAAAAAAAAGCGAGGGTACCGGAGCACGCCCTAAACCCTGCTGCAGCGAATCCACAGCAGGGTCTTCACGTTAGCCGCGGCGCGGCGGAGTACTGCTGTAGCCGGCAATATCAATCGTATTCATACGAAAATCAAACGGTTTGCCACCACGAAGAACCGTAACCGTCACCTGCTGACCAGGCTTGACATCCAGAAGCTGGTTGTAGAGAGCATCATAATCGGGCACCGGGTTTTTATTGAGAGCCACGATTATATCCCCAAGGCGAATATGCCCAAAACCCTGTCGCTCAGTGCCGCGCAAGCCTACACGGGCTGCGGGCGTGTTCGGCAATACATCGCCTATCAAAACCCCCTTTTGCACGCCAAGACGCGCTGCCGTTGAAGCATCCACACGTTCTACGCCAATGCCTGCGAGAACAACACGACCATGGCGGATAATCTGGTTCGCGATGCGTGACACATCGTCTGACGGTACGGCAAAACCCACTCCGGCGGATGCGCCTGAGCGTGAGAAAATGGCTGTATTAAGACCAATCAGCCGCCCTCTGCTGTCAAGGAGCGGGCCGCCTGAGTTCCCGGGATTGATGGACGCATCCGTTTGAATCATCCCGCGAATGGCAACCCCGCCAATTCCTGGAACCTGACGACCAAGGGCCGAAACCACACCCACGGTGAGGCTGTGATCAAGCCCAAAAGGATTACCGATAGCGATGGTTTTCTGTCCAACAATCAGATTTGACGGCGATGCCAGTTCAAAGGGCGTAAAGTCTTTGAGCATCTGTGCGGTTTTTGGGGACTCAAGCGCCAGTACGGCAATGTCCTTGCGGGGTTCAGCACCGATGACGGTCGCCGGAACCGTCAGGTTTCCGATGGTCACGGCAAGCTTGTCAGCGCCGTTTATAACGTGAAAATTGGTGACTACATGCCCGGCTTTATCCCAGATAATTCCAGAACCCGCACCCGCCGGAACGTTCATCAACTGGTGTCCGCCATTGGCAACCGTTGCCAGACGGTGGACATAAACAACTTTTGGAGATGCTTTTTGAAACACCTCAATCGTATTACGCTCACACGGAAGTGCAGCATCGTCCTGCGCAAAAACGCTGCCGGTAGCGCCTGCAAGCGCAAAGAATACAGCCAGCCATCGGGTTTGACGCTTCATGAGATTCCCCTCTTTCTAATTCCGCTAAATCACGGCCCATAATGGGACATAAGCGCGCATAGTATGCCGTATTTCTACTTTTGTGACAAATTTTACCCTGATAACAATCACTGGAAAACGGTGTTTCGTCAAAAAAATGGCAACAAAATGTTAAAGTGAATCTTTTTTTGACGTTTATTTCGTATAAAAACGTCAAAAGCCTTTACTTTTTGAACAAAATGCGATAAGTTATATCACTTTTAAATCCATTTGAATTACATTATGAAAGTTGTACTGTCTGGAATCTCCTTTCAGGGAAGCCCGATAATCTGGGACTATGACGAAGCCACAAACACCGCCATCTGCACGAACACCACAACGACAATTAAAGATCCCATACTCTTCAGTGCGCTTGCCGCATTGCTCACAAGGGTCCAGGGTATCATTGTCGATGACACATCCATCCGCATTGATAACGCGAGTGACTTCTTCAAAGTTTATCCCATACGTGAAGCCAGAAAAGTTGTACTGTCTGGAATCTCCTTTCAGGGAAGCCCGATAATCTGGGACTATGACGAAGCCACAAACACCGCCATCTGCACGAACACCACAACGACAA from the Legionella geestiana genome contains:
- the gyrA gene encoding DNA gyrase subunit A — protein: MVSPAKEVITVNIEDELKQSYLDYAMSVIVGRALPDVRDGLKPVHRRVLFAMSELGNDWNKPYKKSARVVGDVIGKYHPHGDTAVYDTIVRMAQPFSMRYLLVDGQGNFGSVDGDAPAAMRYTEVRMSRMSHALLADLEKETVDFAPNYDESEFAPVVLPSRVPNLLVNGSSGIAVGMATNIPPHNLTEVIDACVALVDDPETTLDALMDIIPGPDFPTAAIINGRAGIIDAYRTGRGRVILRARTDIETDEDTGRQAIIIHELPYQVNKARLVERIAELVREKKLEGITGLRDESDKQGMRVVIELRRGEVAEVMLNNLYAHTQMQNVFGINMVALVDGQPRTLNLRQILEYFIRHRREVVTRRTIFELRKARERAHILEGLGIALANIEEMIAIIRSSPTPQDAKDALMAKVWQPGLVKAMLERAGSSACRPDDLPEAFGLSDAGYRLSVVQAQAILDLRLHRLTGLEQDKILGEFGELLERIRELLEILGSPERLMQVIRAELLEVRNQFGDTRRTEIMASQEDLTIEDLITEEDVVVTISHQGYVKYQPVTSYQAQRRGGKGKSATNVKDEDFVDRLVIASTHDTLLCFSNHGKLYWLKAWQLPLASRASRGKPIVNILPLATDESINAMLPVRDYEEGKFVFMATRLGTVKKVPLNAFSRPRSNGIIAVDLDEGDLLVGVDITDGSKDVMLFSDAGKVVRFNETHVRPMGRTARGVRGIRLAEGQHVKSLVVAGPGVTILTATENGYGKRTDVDEYRISGRGGQGVISIQVNERNGRVVRAIQVVDSDEVMLITDRGTLVRFRVSELSVIGRNTQGVRLINVAPGEQVVGMQRIEDLGDDASDADDAEDAELADSL
- the glpK gene encoding glycerol kinase GlpK, producing MRYIAAVDQGTSSTRAMLYALDGTLVRSHQVPLTQYYPKAGEVEHCPEEIIRTTLECLKRVLDGTAPGEAVACGLTNQRETTLLWDRQTGKALSRAIVWQDRRTHAFCESLSKASDGIQRKTGLLPDAYFSASKLRWLLDEIPDARQRAEKGQLAFGTVDSWLLWHLTGGKVHATDITNASRTLLFNIIDRTWDEDLLALFDIPASVLPEVKDSDAHYGVTDSSVLGHRVPLIGVAGDQQAALIGQRCFEPGMCKATFGTGGFLLMNTGTKPVYSGHRLLTTVAYAIQGKVAYGLEGSLYHAGTTVKWLRDALQLITTSSETETLAESLTDNGGVYLVPAFTGLGAPYWTSAPGAAIFGLTRESNRAHFARAALESVCYQTREVLACMRDDAGFLPSTLRVDGGMAANGWFLQYLASQCGVVVQKPHDIETTALGAAFLAGLGASVIPSPKALMTQSMTEKEWMPLEGRAQIDRDFSGWQRAVKAVGVFAPR
- the serC gene encoding 3-phosphoserine/phosphohydroxythreonine transaminase; the encoded protein is MLNLQTRFNFGAGPGMLPPEVIQEAAAELPECRYADMSILEVGHRTDAFQALLKETVDDCRRLLGVPDNYHILFLGGAARTQFAACALNFFTGKLRAAYLVSGLWSSMAFAEASRLSNAYCLASTEPQGFLDIPDVSSLTLEDNTGFIYCTPNETVNGVALSTLPACEDLPLVADMTSCLFATEVDIQRFGLIFAGAQKNLGPAGMTIVIVRDDLLACEPSPMLPAMMDYRVHVRSAGLYATPPVFNIWMAAKMLKWMEKEGGVKALAARNREKSQRLYSFIDQQDFYKTRIQKRARSVLNVCFDVPEAKQLEPFLKGASEHGLLALRGHRAVGGLRASLYNPMPIAGVDALIEYMNLFCGSMS
- the gltA gene encoding citrate synthase; translation: MTAKSAQLHIAGHDPVELPMLYPTLGNPVIDINSLGAHDVYTYDPGFMSTASCESKITYIDGDKGILLYRGYPIEQLAEKKDFLDVSYLLLNGELPDTTQKNQFVGLINNHTMVHQQMYQFLNGFRRDAHPMAIMVGIVGALSAFYHDSMDLSNPDDRYWSAIRLIAKMPTLAAMSYKYSVGQPYMYPQNRLSYAENFLHMMFSVPSEETVPNPVLVRAMDTIFTLHADHEQNASTSTVGLAGSTGAHPFACVSAGIGALWGPAHGGANEACLNMLQQIGDVSRIGHFIERAKDKNDPFRLMGFGHRVYKSYDPRAKVMRKTCHEVLEAVNAHDTPLFKLAMELERIALEDDYFVEKKLYPNVDFYSGITLSAIGIPVNMFTVIFALARTVGWMSHWLEMVANKGRLGRPRQLYTGETFRDVK